A part of Paenibacillus sp. genomic DNA contains:
- a CDS encoding exopolysaccharide biosynthesis protein: MDMKLSERRAKPAPAGEPNVSDVLEELRRELEREQLTVGELLGALNQRGSYFILLVLSVPFLQPIALPGVSTPFGLLLALLAIGLLLDREMAVPKRIARFALPRKGVSMLFGGSIRLFRKLERRSKPGRMAALVGSKGMLRFHALLALLAAVLLMLPLPIPFSNSLPAYVIACVALGYLLRDGAVQLFAYGFAVLTGLYFSLIAALGIEGLQLLFRRLWSE; this comes from the coding sequence ATGGATATGAAACTTAGCGAGCGCCGCGCGAAGCCGGCCCCCGCTGGGGAGCCGAACGTTTCGGACGTGCTCGAGGAGCTGCGGCGCGAGCTGGAGCGGGAGCAGCTCACCGTCGGCGAGCTGCTCGGGGCGCTGAATCAACGCGGATCGTATTTTATCCTGCTGGTGCTGAGCGTGCCGTTCCTGCAGCCGATCGCGCTGCCGGGCGTCAGTACGCCGTTCGGGCTGCTGCTCGCGCTGCTGGCGATCGGGCTGCTGCTCGATCGGGAGATGGCCGTGCCGAAGCGGATCGCGCGGTTCGCGCTGCCGCGCAAAGGCGTGTCGATGCTGTTCGGCGGCTCGATTCGGCTGTTCCGCAAGCTGGAGCGGCGCTCGAAGCCGGGGCGCATGGCCGCGCTCGTCGGTTCGAAGGGGATGCTGCGCTTCCATGCGCTGCTCGCGCTGCTCGCGGCGGTGCTGCTGATGCTGCCGCTGCCGATTCCGTTCTCGAATTCGCTGCCTGCGTACGTGATCGCGTGCGTCGCGCTCGGCTACTTGCTGCGAGACGGGGCGGTGCAGCTGTTCGCGTACGGCTTCGCCGTGCTGACGGGGCTGTATTTCTCGTTGATCGCGGCGCTCGGCATCGAGGGGCTGCAGCTGCTGTTCCGGCGGCTGTGGAGCGAATGA
- a CDS encoding glucose 1-dehydrogenase — MTSHQAAAPSPAVAITGGAQGIGRALAYAFAQQGYLVSIADPDKDAGFEVIREIRRIGGKGLYLAADVSREEDVERWLRITAEEFGGVRVLINNAGIGRGGDPTELPVAEWDRVIGVNLRGTFLCSRVAARYMKKQRRGAIVNIASTRALMSEPHTEAYAASKGGILALTHALAVSLGPHGIRVNAISPGWIETRDWQYSARAAEPVHSERDRLQHPVGRVGRPEDIAEACLYLADDRKAGFMTGQNLVIDGGMTVKMIYEED, encoded by the coding sequence ATGACAAGCCATCAAGCCGCGGCTCCGTCCCCGGCGGTCGCCATCACCGGCGGCGCGCAAGGCATCGGGCGCGCGCTCGCTTACGCATTCGCGCAGCAGGGCTATCTCGTCTCGATCGCCGATCCCGATAAGGACGCCGGCTTCGAGGTGATCCGCGAAATTCGCCGCATCGGCGGCAAAGGGCTCTACCTCGCCGCCGACGTCAGCCGCGAGGAAGACGTCGAGCGGTGGCTGCGCATCACGGCCGAAGAATTCGGCGGCGTCCGCGTTCTGATCAACAACGCCGGCATCGGCCGCGGGGGCGACCCGACGGAGCTGCCCGTCGCGGAGTGGGACCGCGTCATCGGCGTCAACCTGCGCGGAACGTTCCTGTGCTCGCGCGTCGCCGCGCGCTATATGAAAAAGCAGCGCCGGGGCGCGATCGTCAACATCGCCTCGACGCGCGCGCTCATGTCCGAGCCGCATACAGAGGCGTACGCCGCTTCGAAGGGCGGCATCCTCGCCTTGACGCACGCGCTGGCCGTCAGCCTCGGGCCGCACGGCATCCGGGTGAACGCCATCTCGCCCGGCTGGATCGAAACGCGCGATTGGCAGTACAGCGCGCGCGCCGCAGAGCCGGTCCATTCCGAACGGGACCGGCTCCAGCACCCGGTCGGCCGCGTCGGCCGCCCGGAGGACATCGCCGAGGCGTGCCTGTACCTCGCCGACGACCGGAAGGCCGGCTTCATGACCGGCCAAAACCTCGTGATCGACGGCGGCATGACCGTCAAAATGATTTACGAAGAGGACTAG
- a CDS encoding (deoxy)nucleoside triphosphate pyrophosphohydrolase: protein MRVIDVVGAVISNEKGDVLCALRSSRMSLPGMWEFPGGKIEPGEEPREALRREIREELGCDIDVGELVADHVHAYENAVVRLITYKAVVIQGEPAAREHERLEWLPIDALDGLAWAPADVPTVDALRRGRRPAGRP, encoded by the coding sequence ATGCGCGTCATCGACGTCGTAGGAGCGGTCATCAGCAACGAGAAAGGGGACGTGCTGTGCGCGCTGCGCTCGTCCCGCATGTCGCTGCCGGGGATGTGGGAATTCCCCGGCGGCAAAATCGAGCCCGGCGAGGAGCCGCGAGAGGCGCTGCGGCGGGAAATCCGCGAAGAGCTCGGCTGCGACATCGACGTCGGCGAGCTGGTGGCGGACCACGTTCACGCGTACGAGAACGCCGTCGTCCGGCTGATCACGTACAAAGCCGTCGTCATCCAGGGCGAGCCTGCCGCTCGAGAGCACGAACGGCTCGAATGGCTGCCGATCGACGCGCTCGACGGCCTCGCCTGGGCGCCCGCGGACGTGCCGACGGTCGACGCGCTGCGCCGGGGGCGGCGGCCGGCCGGCCGGCCGTAG
- a CDS encoding M1 family metallopeptidase, giving the protein MRRRGAGLRAAALALALLALLALLAAGCGTADGGSPGREAAGGDAAQAASEPGASGAAAAEPAAAELAAPGVAREPAQPSPPPERTTYEVDVVFRPDERRLEGVTTAIVRNDVASPTGEARLLAHLNAFEGDAVAASDPVLPEFRERAYPDDFAGGGLTVLRASANGRPVSFDARGTSIALALPDAWEPGEWLRLELAWEARLPNVRHRFGADGGAYWFGNALPTMAVFDGVWRDYAYEPVGDPFYTTVADYRVRVTAPSEFEIVATGDETAVPADGGLTVTTVDAPRVRDFAFAATSEHRLLQAASAGGARVNVYVRKTSEARAKAALRDAAGMLDYLETRVGDYPYGELDLFENEMFVTGMEYPGLVFVRADRLNEEAGRETVVHEVAHQWFYNVVGNDQVAEPWLDEGFATYMTDAYLLGGRLDAEYERRLARLGGNARIGPVTDYDRWSDYWRGNYRKGALLLHALRGELGAETFDAFLRSYYDAFRYGVATTAGFAAAAEAAAGRELDEWFASWLGDQFAVGASP; this is encoded by the coding sequence ATGAGGCGCCGGGGCGCCGGGCTGCGGGCCGCGGCGCTAGCGCTGGCGCTTCTGGCGCTGCTGGCGCTGCTGGCGGCGGGCTGCGGGACGGCGGACGGCGGTTCGCCGGGGCGTGAGGCCGCGGGCGGAGATGCGGCGCAGGCGGCGTCGGAGCCGGGCGCGAGCGGGGCCGCCGCGGCGGAACCGGCGGCAGCGGAGCTTGCGGCGCCTGGCGTCGCGCGGGAGCCGGCGCAGCCGAGCCCGCCGCCGGAGCGGACGACTTACGAGGTCGACGTCGTCTTCCGGCCGGACGAGCGCCGGCTCGAGGGCGTGACGACCGCGATCGTCCGCAACGACGTGGCGTCGCCGACCGGCGAGGCGAGGCTGCTCGCGCATCTGAACGCGTTCGAAGGGGATGCGGTCGCCGCGAGCGATCCGGTGCTGCCGGAGTTCCGCGAGCGAGCGTACCCGGACGACTTCGCCGGCGGCGGACTGACCGTCCTCCGCGCCTCCGCGAACGGCCGTCCGGTCTCGTTCGACGCGCGCGGAACGTCGATCGCGCTCGCCCTCCCGGACGCCTGGGAGCCGGGGGAATGGCTTCGCCTCGAGCTCGCGTGGGAAGCGCGGCTGCCGAACGTGCGCCATCGGTTCGGCGCGGACGGCGGCGCCTATTGGTTCGGCAACGCGCTGCCGACGATGGCGGTGTTCGACGGCGTCTGGCGTGATTACGCCTACGAGCCGGTCGGCGATCCGTTCTACACGACGGTCGCCGATTACCGGGTGCGGGTGACGGCGCCGAGCGAATTCGAAATCGTCGCGACCGGCGACGAGACGGCCGTCCCGGCGGACGGGGGGCTGACGGTCACGACCGTCGACGCGCCGCGGGTTCGCGATTTCGCATTCGCGGCGACATCCGAGCACCGGCTGCTTCAAGCGGCGTCGGCGGGCGGCGCGCGGGTGAACGTGTACGTGCGGAAGACGTCGGAGGCGCGCGCGAAGGCGGCGCTGCGCGATGCGGCCGGGATGCTGGACTACCTGGAAACGCGCGTCGGCGATTACCCGTACGGCGAACTCGATTTGTTCGAGAACGAGATGTTCGTGACCGGCATGGAATATCCGGGGCTCGTCTTCGTCCGCGCCGATCGGCTGAACGAGGAAGCGGGACGCGAAACCGTCGTGCACGAAGTCGCGCACCAGTGGTTTTACAACGTCGTCGGCAACGATCAAGTCGCGGAGCCGTGGCTCGACGAAGGCTTCGCGACGTACATGACGGACGCGTATCTGCTGGGCGGCCGGCTGGACGCGGAGTACGAGCGGCGCCTCGCCCGCCTCGGCGGGAACGCGCGCATCGGCCCCGTCACCGACTACGACCGCTGGAGCGACTACTGGCGCGGCAATTACCGCAAGGGCGCCCTGCTGCTGCATGCGCTTCGCGGCGAGCTGGGCGCGGAGACGTTCGACGCGTTCTTGCGGTCGTACTACGACGCCTTCCGGTACGGCGTCGCGACGACGGCCGGGTTCGCGGCGGCGGCCGAAGCGGCTGCGGGGCGGGAGCTCGACGAATGGTTCGCATCGTGGCTCGGCGATCAATTCGCCGTTGGCGCTTCGCCTTGA
- a CDS encoding GGDEF domain-containing protein yields MARELFLGASGDLISALMILLMLMLMLSMSIRLMLSRKKKAYFSLTLSLLLISIQYVFIAALGTRFSAASGGMDLFLVTSLETLSFIALNVGLYQLYNTTRRKVKWLTFLGVTVTLLLVGARHYAAANWLPDAALDASAPLANAFLNIWMDIYLYILIFVCYYFVTPVVGQTLKYQTALIVYFLTHSAEVLNGYVYNDASEGLELATHFLPVVFFFIVFLFIFERVLELMQAVYHSSITDGLTGLYNRRLFMRRVQQCLQSGMPVSVIFTDIDNFKKLNDTQGHQKGDEALRRVAAIAADVAEEIGLAGRYGGEEIVLVITEPKIDPASVAERLRARVEAEAGVTISVGYAKARKGVTAEQLTKQADEAMYISKKSGKNRVTAYKPGLLAGAAPKKLPVE; encoded by the coding sequence TTGGCACGCGAATTGTTCCTGGGGGCATCCGGCGATCTCATTTCGGCGCTGATGATCTTGCTCATGCTGATGCTGATGCTCAGCATGTCGATTCGGCTGATGCTCTCCCGCAAGAAGAAAGCCTACTTCTCGCTTACGTTGTCGCTCCTCCTGATCTCCATCCAATACGTCTTCATCGCGGCGCTCGGCACGCGGTTCAGCGCGGCAAGCGGCGGCATGGACCTGTTCCTCGTCACCAGCTTGGAAACGTTGTCCTTCATCGCGCTGAACGTCGGCTTGTACCAGCTCTACAACACGACGCGGCGCAAAGTGAAATGGTTGACGTTCCTCGGCGTAACGGTGACGCTCCTGCTCGTCGGCGCGCGGCATTACGCGGCGGCGAACTGGCTCCCGGACGCGGCCTTAGACGCCTCCGCGCCGCTGGCGAACGCGTTCTTGAACATTTGGATGGACATCTATTTATATATTTTGATCTTCGTTTGCTACTATTTCGTGACGCCGGTCGTCGGCCAAACGCTGAAGTACCAAACCGCGCTGATCGTGTATTTCCTGACGCATTCCGCGGAGGTGCTGAACGGGTACGTCTACAACGACGCCTCGGAAGGTTTGGAGCTCGCGACGCATTTTCTGCCGGTCGTCTTCTTTTTTATCGTATTTCTCTTTATCTTCGAACGGGTGCTCGAGCTGATGCAGGCCGTCTATCATTCCTCCATAACGGACGGGCTTACCGGGCTGTACAACCGGCGCCTCTTCATGCGCAGGGTGCAGCAGTGCCTGCAGTCGGGCATGCCCGTCAGCGTCATTTTCACCGATATCGATAATTTCAAAAAGCTGAACGACACGCAAGGCCATCAGAAAGGCGACGAAGCGCTGCGCCGCGTCGCGGCCATCGCCGCGGACGTCGCGGAAGAGATCGGCCTCGCGGGGCGGTACGGCGGAGAAGAAATCGTCCTCGTCATCACCGAGCCGAAAATCGATCCCGCCTCCGTCGCCGAACGGCTGCGCGCCCGCGTCGAAGCCGAAGCCGGCGTGACGATCAGCGTCGGCTACGCGAAAGCCCGCAAGGGAGTAACGGCCGAGCAGCTGACGAAGCAGGCGGACGAAGCGATGTATATATCTAAGAAATCGGGCAAAAATCGGGTCACCGCGTACAAGCCCGGCCTCCTCGCAGGCGCCGCCCCGAAGAAGCTTCCAGTCGAATAA
- a CDS encoding MFS transporter produces the protein MQQLEEARLGKLGQSRNYYLLLGVVFGGYLIFGISENMKGPALPRMQDDFRLEEWQLGLLLAFNSIGFLLACSFAGGVIRRIGLRTALLLSFGFMAASGWLIGSAPGFALFAAAFFFLYLWNGLLEIALAVLSAKLFTRNTGFMMNLSHFFYGLSSTAAPLAATALMGWDPGGGALGWRGMYAVLLALCVLPMLPSLLSKFPREEGEPGQERVTWRGFAKDKIAWCVVVMLSCGVTAEMAAGGWLVNFLERAYGWDNARASWMLSSFFFCFMAARLVLGPLTDRFGFVRSVIAFAGFSGLCTCTGVLLGEPGAALLALAGAGIAPVYPTVMAFLARRYPVGTEAAITFTVTTIGILGVAGNFLIGAATDVFGFRAGYFMIGVNAFACAAAGGLLYRWLRREGRVI, from the coding sequence TTGCAGCAATTAGAGGAAGCTAGGCTTGGGAAGCTCGGGCAATCCCGGAATTATTATTTATTATTAGGCGTCGTGTTCGGCGGGTATTTGATTTTCGGTATTTCAGAGAATATGAAGGGGCCTGCGCTGCCGCGGATGCAGGACGATTTCCGGCTCGAGGAATGGCAGCTCGGCCTGCTGCTCGCGTTCAATTCGATCGGCTTCCTGCTGGCGTGCTCGTTCGCGGGGGGCGTCATTCGGCGCATCGGCCTCCGGACGGCGCTGCTGCTGTCGTTCGGGTTCATGGCCGCCTCGGGCTGGTTGATCGGCTCGGCGCCGGGGTTCGCGCTGTTCGCGGCGGCGTTCTTCTTCTTGTATTTATGGAACGGGCTGCTCGAGATCGCCTTGGCGGTACTGAGCGCGAAGCTGTTCACGCGCAATACCGGGTTCATGATGAACCTGTCGCATTTTTTCTACGGACTTAGCTCGACGGCGGCGCCGCTGGCGGCCACCGCGCTGATGGGATGGGATCCGGGCGGCGGCGCGCTCGGCTGGCGGGGCATGTACGCCGTGCTGCTGGCGCTGTGCGTCCTGCCGATGCTGCCTTCCTTGCTCTCGAAGTTTCCGAGGGAGGAAGGGGAGCCGGGGCAGGAGCGCGTGACGTGGCGGGGCTTCGCGAAGGACAAAATCGCTTGGTGCGTCGTCGTCATGCTTTCGTGCGGCGTAACCGCGGAGATGGCGGCCGGCGGCTGGCTCGTCAACTTCCTCGAACGCGCGTACGGCTGGGACAACGCTCGCGCGTCCTGGATGCTGTCCTCGTTCTTCTTCTGCTTCATGGCCGCTCGTCTCGTGCTCGGGCCGCTGACGGATCGGTTCGGCTTCGTCCGGTCGGTCATTGCGTTCGCCGGCTTTTCCGGCCTATGCACGTGCACGGGCGTGCTGCTCGGGGAGCCGGGCGCCGCGCTGCTCGCGCTCGCCGGGGCGGGCATCGCGCCGGTGTACCCGACGGTCATGGCGTTCCTCGCCCGCCGGTACCCGGTCGGCACGGAAGCCGCGATCACGTTCACGGTGACGACGATCGGCATACTCGGAGTGGCGGGCAATTTCTTAATCGGCGCGGCGACCGACGTGTTCGGCTTCCGCGCGGGATATTTCATGATCGGCGTCAATGCGTTCGCCTGCGCCGCAGCGGGCGGGCTGCTGTATCGTTGGCTGCGCCGGGAGGGTCGGGTGATTTAA
- a CDS encoding glycosyltransferase family 4 protein, with the protein MNVLQALFFPPEQPGGVSSMVPYVQDRFVRMGWSMELFSIPKRVRGKGTGEFEFTTFDWREFQGVPVVEKYIQTLKDYEWWTKLRLKGGYDVIHAHHPVAALVMKRQFPDTPVLMTVHSSFEKELILNGRIKEGGPEERFLTSLYGELEAQVDRLMTVSEAFKSYMSSYVKHPERILVIPNGFDEKRFKPMAHENEVPQLITMCRLVPAKGLDVLLRACAELKRRGLPFMLHIIGDGPMREELEELARTLGVYDDIVFYGYMLHPEEFMPFFDVFVLPSRAEAFGNVFAEAALCWLALIGTDVGGIKEQIDHGANGLLVPVDDVGALADALEQVVVDPAFRYELSRAAWEKAKSKYSLNRVIRQLKRLYVGAAEKGD; encoded by the coding sequence TTGAACGTTTTGCAGGCGCTGTTTTTTCCGCCGGAGCAGCCCGGCGGGGTATCGTCGATGGTACCGTATGTGCAAGATCGGTTCGTCCGCATGGGTTGGAGCATGGAATTGTTTTCGATTCCGAAGCGGGTTCGGGGGAAAGGTACCGGAGAATTCGAATTTACGACGTTCGATTGGCGTGAGTTTCAAGGCGTGCCCGTCGTCGAAAAATATATCCAAACGCTGAAAGATTACGAATGGTGGACGAAGCTGAGGCTGAAGGGCGGCTACGACGTCATTCACGCTCACCATCCGGTGGCGGCGCTCGTCATGAAGCGGCAGTTCCCGGATACGCCGGTGCTGATGACGGTGCATTCCAGCTTCGAGAAGGAATTGATTTTGAACGGGCGCATCAAGGAAGGGGGGCCCGAGGAGCGGTTTTTGACGTCGCTGTACGGGGAACTCGAAGCGCAGGTCGACCGGCTCATGACGGTGTCCGAGGCGTTCAAGTCCTATATGTCTTCCTATGTGAAGCATCCGGAGCGCATCTTAGTCATTCCGAACGGCTTCGACGAGAAGCGGTTTAAACCGATGGCGCACGAGAACGAGGTGCCGCAGCTGATCACGATGTGCCGCCTCGTCCCGGCGAAAGGGCTCGACGTGCTGCTGCGCGCTTGCGCGGAGCTGAAGCGGAGAGGCTTGCCGTTCATGCTGCACATTATCGGCGACGGGCCGATGCGGGAGGAGCTCGAGGAGCTGGCGCGGACGCTGGGCGTGTACGACGATATCGTGTTTTACGGGTACATGCTGCATCCGGAGGAATTCATGCCGTTCTTCGACGTGTTCGTGCTGCCGTCGCGGGCGGAGGCGTTCGGCAACGTGTTCGCCGAGGCGGCGCTCTGCTGGCTGGCGCTCATCGGCACGGACGTCGGCGGCATCAAGGAGCAGATCGACCACGGCGCGAACGGCTTGCTCGTCCCGGTCGACGACGTCGGCGCGCTCGCCGACGCCCTCGAGCAAGTGGTGGTCGACCCGGCGTTCCGTTACGAGCTGTCCCGCGCCGCGTGGGAGAAAGCGAAATCGAAATATTCGCTCAACCGGGTCATCCGCCAGTTGAAGCGGCTGTACGTCGGCGCGGCCGAGAAGGGGGACTAG
- a CDS encoding phosphatidate cytidylyltransferase, with protein sequence MSSSLWTLGLIFSGLAAANVAFAIVRAKQPNKDFTAIAQRIKTWWGMFFIFCLATLFNPIVSLLSLMVLTFFALKEYFSMIKTRKADRRLFLWAYLSIPIQFYWIYIGWYGMFIIFIPIYVFLFLPLPRLINKGTVGFLRSVSSTQWGLMLMVFGLSHLAHFPFATPEYGAGLVLFLVVLTQLNDVVHYLVSLYFGKRKVVPTANPLLTWEGFAVALLATTAASWAIYPYLTPLDPTFGVVSGVLVGVSGFFGSLTISVLKRDLLIGDDNKFEALKQSYLSRVDSLTYTSPVFFHVIRYYFDFM encoded by the coding sequence ATGAGCAGCTCGCTCTGGACGTTAGGCCTCATTTTTAGCGGATTGGCCGCCGCGAATGTCGCGTTCGCCATCGTCCGCGCGAAGCAGCCGAACAAAGATTTCACCGCGATCGCGCAGCGGATCAAGACGTGGTGGGGCATGTTTTTCATCTTTTGCCTCGCCACGCTGTTCAACCCGATCGTGTCGCTGCTCTCTTTGATGGTGCTGACGTTTTTCGCGCTGAAGGAATATTTCTCGATGATCAAAACGCGCAAGGCCGACCGGAGACTGTTCCTGTGGGCGTATTTGTCGATTCCGATTCAGTTCTATTGGATCTACATCGGCTGGTACGGCATGTTCATCATCTTTATACCGATCTACGTATTTCTGTTTTTGCCGCTGCCGCGCCTCATCAACAAAGGAACGGTCGGCTTCCTTCGCTCCGTCAGTTCGACGCAGTGGGGGCTGATGCTGATGGTGTTCGGCCTCAGCCATTTGGCGCATTTCCCGTTCGCGACGCCGGAGTACGGCGCCGGGCTCGTCTTGTTCCTCGTCGTGCTGACGCAGCTGAACGACGTCGTTCACTATTTGGTTTCGCTCTATTTCGGCAAAAGGAAGGTCGTCCCGACGGCGAACCCGCTGCTGACGTGGGAAGGCTTCGCCGTGGCGCTGCTAGCGACGACGGCCGCATCGTGGGCGATCTACCCGTATCTCACCCCGCTCGACCCGACGTTCGGCGTCGTCTCCGGCGTGCTCGTCGGCGTCAGCGGCTTTTTCGGGAGCCTGACGATTTCCGTCCTGAAGCGCGATCTGCTGATCGGCGACGACAACAAGTTCGAGGCGCTGAAACAAAGCTATTTGAGCCGCGTGGACAGCTTGACGTACACGTCGCCGGTGTTCTTCCACGTGATTCGATACTATTTCGACTTTATGTAG
- a CDS encoding xanthine phosphoribosyltransferase: MELLKRRILEEGRVLSDQVLSVNTFLNHGVDPSLIAAMGRTFAERFRDLNVTRVLTIESSGIAIAYATAIELGVPLVFARRRKALMNEGEYFSERVPSFTKGIVTDIVISRELLKPDDRILFIDDFIANGDAARGLIRIVERSGATLVGAGIAIEKAFQPGGSYLRELGLPVLSLARIASLADGQVRFAED, from the coding sequence ATGGAGCTTTTGAAGCGTCGGATTCTGGAAGAAGGGCGTGTATTGTCGGATCAAGTGCTCAGTGTCAACACGTTCTTGAATCACGGTGTCGACCCTTCGTTGATCGCCGCCATGGGGCGGACGTTCGCGGAGCGGTTCCGGGATTTGAACGTGACTCGCGTGCTGACGATCGAATCGTCCGGCATCGCGATCGCCTACGCGACGGCGATCGAATTGGGCGTGCCGCTCGTCTTCGCGCGAAGACGCAAGGCGCTGATGAACGAGGGCGAGTATTTTTCGGAGCGCGTTCCTTCGTTTACGAAAGGGATCGTTACCGACATCGTCATTTCGCGGGAGTTGCTGAAGCCGGACGACCGGATCTTGTTCATCGACGATTTTATCGCCAACGGGGACGCGGCGCGGGGGCTCATTCGCATCGTCGAGCGTTCGGGCGCGACGCTGGTCGGCGCGGGCATCGCGATCGAGAAGGCGTTCCAGCCGGGCGGCTCGTATTTGCGCGAGCTCGGGCTGCCGGTGCTGTCGCTTGCGAGAATCGCTTCGCTGGCGGACGGGCAGGTGCGGTTCGCGGAAGACTGA
- a CDS encoding aldose epimerase family protein: protein MSIAVQPFGTTPEDRPIRLFTLTNASGMSADISDLGGVIVALRAPDRNGKLEDITLGYETAERYLEKGPYFGALIGRHANRIEGASFELNGVEYNLAKNDGGNHLHGGLRGFDKVVWDADIVPAAGGGEALRLAYVSPDGEEGYPGTLRTTVLYTLTDDNELRIDYEAVSDQDTVVNLTNHAYFNLAGHAAGDIGGHELMIDADRFTPINAECVPTGEVRGVAGTPMDFRRLTPIGPGFASGDEQIANGGGYDHNWVLNAGGGRLAKAAEVYEPTTGRVMEVFTTKPGIQFYSGNFLGGSDIGKGGAVYGKRSGLCLETQYFPNALKHKHFPSPILRAGETYRHTTTYKFSAR from the coding sequence ATGAGCATTGCGGTACAACCGTTCGGCACGACGCCGGAGGACCGGCCGATCCGGCTGTTTACGTTGACGAATGCATCCGGCATGAGCGCGGACATCAGCGATTTGGGCGGCGTCATCGTCGCGCTGCGCGCCCCGGACCGGAACGGCAAGCTGGAGGACATTACGCTCGGGTACGAGACGGCGGAGCGCTATTTGGAGAAAGGGCCGTACTTCGGCGCGCTCATCGGGCGCCACGCGAACCGGATCGAGGGCGCGTCGTTCGAGCTGAACGGCGTCGAGTACAACCTTGCGAAGAACGACGGCGGCAACCATCTGCACGGCGGGCTGCGCGGCTTCGATAAAGTCGTGTGGGACGCCGACATCGTGCCGGCGGCCGGCGGCGGGGAAGCGCTGCGCCTCGCGTACGTCAGCCCGGACGGCGAGGAAGGCTACCCGGGAACGCTCCGCACGACGGTGTTGTATACGCTTACGGACGACAACGAGCTGCGCATCGATTACGAGGCCGTGTCGGACCAAGATACGGTCGTCAATTTGACGAACCATGCGTACTTTAATTTGGCCGGCCATGCGGCGGGCGACATCGGCGGGCACGAGCTGATGATCGACGCGGACCGGTTTACGCCGATCAACGCCGAGTGCGTGCCGACGGGGGAAGTGCGCGGCGTCGCAGGCACGCCGATGGATTTCCGCCGGCTGACGCCGATCGGTCCGGGCTTTGCGAGCGGTGACGAACAAATCGCCAATGGCGGCGGCTACGACCATAACTGGGTGTTGAACGCGGGCGGAGGTCGGTTGGCGAAGGCGGCGGAAGTGTACGAGCCGACGACGGGCCGGGTGATGGAAGTGTTCACGACGAAGCCGGGCATTCAATTTTATTCCGGCAACTTCCTCGGCGGCTCCGACATCGGCAAGGGCGGCGCCGTCTACGGCAAGCGCTCGGGGCTTTGTCTCGAGACGCAATATTTCCCGAACGCGCTGAAGCATAAGCATTTCCCGTCCCCGATCCTTCGGGCGGGCGAAACGTACCGGCACACGACGACATACAAATTTTCGGCGCGCTGA
- a CDS encoding copper amine oxidase N-terminal domain-containing protein encodes MDTDLLVFPIDPVSSSAARGDPEVRVYVNTEPIAAAGAVIRGGRALVPLRVVAEGLGAAVDWDPADRKVTIRDAPNVVELRVGSRTANVYGLIGNPVRVELDEPAVVEGGRTLVPLRFVGESLYVDVAWYERDRSVYISETGVNLTPDVWAEAVYSTKLESVEEFGKPTVRYEKFIAMELESISMEEVRLLFAQEPIYHYELGMYEVKSYIGGARDRIIFFDERFRWAEYAGDGLPLADTPAVTEDRFARLETGMSYESVRELLGGDGVVTRKGADFELHRWRSASEERDAVLRFGTFGGGGRKLVGFEWEKANGYDG; translated from the coding sequence ATGGACACCGATCTGCTGGTATTTCCGATCGACCCTGTATCGAGCTCCGCTGCCCGCGGGGACCCGGAGGTGCGGGTGTACGTCAATACGGAACCGATCGCTGCGGCAGGCGCGGTCATCCGGGGCGGCCGCGCGCTCGTGCCCTTACGCGTCGTTGCCGAGGGGCTCGGCGCGGCCGTCGACTGGGATCCCGCCGACCGGAAGGTGACGATCCGCGACGCTCCGAACGTCGTCGAACTGCGAGTCGGGAGCCGAACGGCGAACGTGTACGGTCTTATCGGGAACCCGGTCCGCGTCGAGCTCGATGAACCTGCGGTCGTCGAGGGCGGAAGGACGCTCGTGCCGCTGCGCTTCGTCGGCGAAAGCTTGTACGTCGATGTCGCTTGGTACGAGCGGGACCGAAGCGTCTATATTTCCGAGACCGGCGTCAATCTAACGCCGGACGTTTGGGCGGAGGCGGTGTATTCTACGAAATTGGAGAGCGTCGAGGAGTTCGGCAAGCCGACCGTCCGATACGAGAAATTCATCGCGATGGAGCTGGAGTCGATTAGCATGGAAGAGGTGCGTCTGCTGTTCGCGCAAGAACCAATTTATCATTACGAGCTTGGAATGTACGAGGTGAAATCGTATATCGGCGGCGCTCGCGACCGCATCATTTTCTTCGACGAACGGTTCCGATGGGCGGAGTACGCGGGGGACGGCCTGCCGTTAGCCGACACGCCTGCGGTGACGGAGGACCGTTTCGCGCGCCTTGAGACGGGCATGTCGTACGAATCCGTCCGGGAGCTGCTCGGGGGGGATGGCGTCGTGACGCGGAAAGGCGCGGATTTCGAACTGCATCGTTGGAGGAGCGCGAGCGAGGAACGCGATGCCGTTCTGCGGTTCGGCACGTTCGGCGGCGGCGGTCGGAAGCTCGTCGGATTCGAGTGGGAGAAGGCGAATGGATACGACGGGTAA